The genomic region CATCGACTTCGACCGCCCACCGACGCAGGACGACCTCGCCGGGGTGGTGATCACCGGTCGCGAGCTGCAGTGGTTCTCCGAGGCGCTGCCGCCGGTGGCGGCGCGCGCGCTCCCCGCGCCGGGCCAGGCCGTGGGCGCCTGGATCGACCGGATCCACCGCTACTGGGGCGAGTCGACCGTCTCGGCGCTCTCGCTCGGCACACGGGTGAGCGCGGTCAACGAGCAGCGCTTCGAGCTCGACCCGCTGCAGCTCCTGGCCCTCGACAACCTGCTCGCGAGCGACCGGCTCCTCGTGCAGGGCGGCGCCGGCTCGGGCAAGACGCTCCTCGCCGCCGAGGCCGCCAGGCGGGCCGCGGAGCGCGGCGAGAAGGTGCTGCTCCTCTGCTTCACCGCGCCGCTCCAGCGCTTCCTCGCGGCCCGGCTCGAGGGGACCGGCGTGGAGGTGCACACCGTCAGCGGGTTCGCGAAGCAGCTCGTGGACGCCGCCGACGGCGCGGTGCGGTTCGAGGACCCGTTCGATTCGAATTGCTGGAACGCCGCCCTGCTCCGCGCCAGCGAGGTCTGCGAGCAGCGCTGGGACACGGTGGTGGTCGACGAGGCGCAGGATCTGCAAGACGAGGCCTGGTACCTGGTGGAGGGGCTGGCGCGCGGGAAGCGGCTCTGGGGGTTCCACGACCCGGCGCAGACCTTCTGGCAGAACCGCAAGCCGCCGGCGGAGCTCTTCGGGCGCCCCTTCCTGCTCACCCGCGGACAGCGCTGCCCGCCCGGGATCCAGGATCTCGCCAATGTCTACGCCGGCGCCGCCTACGACGAGGGGGCCATCCGCAAGGCCCAGGCCGAGGGCACGCTCAAGCTCCTCCAGGCGCCGAGCGCCTCGTCGGTGCAGGACAAGGTGGGGGACGAGGTCGATCGCCTGCTCGGGGCGGGGCTCGCCCCGAGCGACATCGCCATCGTCTCCCTGCGCGGGCAGACCGCGGCAGGAACCATCTACGAGTCGGGACAGGTGGGCCGGCATTCGGTCGCCCGGGCCGACGCGCCCGACGCGGCCGAGCGGCTCGTCGCCGACAGCTTCCTGCGCTGGAAGGGGCTGGAGCGGCCGGCGGTGATCGTGGCCGACCTCCCCGACGGCGAGCTCGCACAGCGCGGCGTGCGCACCTACGTGGCGCTGACGCGGGCGCTGGTGGCGGTGCGGGTGGTGGCACCGCGGGAGAGGCTGGCGCTCGACCCGGTGCTGCGCCGCTTCCTCGAAGCCTGAGGCCGCGAGGCGCGTGTCCGTCCGGGATGTAGGAGCCATCACATGACCACTGAAACGATTCCACTCGAGTTCGAGGGCGGGCACGTTCTGCTGAACCTCGGCGGGGTTCGCACGTTCCTCGACACCGGTTCTCAGTTCAGCTTCGGAGACGTACCTTCGCTCCGGCTGCTCGGCCGGGACCACCCGATCCAGCCGGACCTGCTCGGGCAAGCGACGATCGCTTCGCTGCGAAGCGGGCTGCAGAGTCACACCCCGCTACCGAGGAGCGCCGTCTTCGATGCCCTCGTCGGTCTCGACGTACTCAGAGGGACGACGTTGGAGTTCAACTGGTCTGCCAAGGAGCTACGGGTGACGGCCTCCAGCCAGCACTCGAACGGGAGCGCCGTTCCCCACCTGCCGATGGGCACCATCGAGGTGAACGGCAAGACCGTCACTGCTGCGCTCGATACCGGCGCGTGGCGTTCGTACCTCGTGCCAGAGCTGGCCGAGGAAGTGCCCCGGACCGGCGCCTTCGAGGACTACAATCCGATCCTGGGCGTGTTGCGGCCGGAGCTGGTGCGGACCCGAACGGTCTTCCTCGGACAAGAGCAAACGCTGGACCTCGGGGTGGCACCGCCCCGCCTCGCCGAACTCATCAGGACGATGGGGGCGTCGGTGCTCGTCGGGAACGACCTGATGTCGCACGTGCCCAGGCTGACGATGGAGATCTTCTAGGCCGCTCTGAGCCGGACCCGACCGCCCCGAGGCGCGTGCTAGGGTCAGCCGCATGCCTGAGGCCGCTACTCAGAACTGGGAGGCACTCCTCCCCGCCGACAAGGGCCCGCTCCCCCTGGGCGGCCGGCTCGTCCGGACCGATCCCCGCGGCCCCGTGCCCGCGCCGATCGCCATCGTCGGCCTTTACCCCGCACTCACGCGCATGGCGAACTGGGAGCGGGCCGACGGCGTGCGAAAGCTTCCGGTGGAGGTGGAGCGCCAGAGCTTCGAGGGCTCCGCGTCGGCGAGGGAGCTCAAGGAGCAGTACTTCACGCCGCTCGGAATCGCGGGAGACCGCGCCTTCCTCATCGACCTCTACCCGTACTACCTCGCCAACGCGGCAGCGACCGGTGAGCGGGGCCGGAGCATGTGGGACAACGTGATGACGTGGCAGGAGGAGAAGAAGAGCTGCCTCGACCTCCGCTGCCGGCCGGCACCGGACGAGATGATCGACTGGTGCCGGGAGCTCGAGGGGAACGAAGCCCGGCTCGCCTACTGGTTCTCGCGCTGCCAGCCCAGGCTCATGCTCACACTGGGCGCGGAAGCGGCCGCGTTCGCGCGCGGCTTCCGGGGCGATGGAGCTGCGAGGCGGGGTCAGGAACAGCTGTACCAGGAGCCGTTCGCGTCGACTGCGTTCGGACCTGCGCCTCTGGCCGTCGTGCACTGCGCTCACCCGGGCGTGCTGATGCGGACGAAGAAGGGCGGGTGGCGGAAGACGCACGCAGACTGGTGCGCCGGGAGGGGTCGCGAGCTGGTGCGGGCGGCGCTCGACGGTCGGCCGTGACCAACTCGTAACGCGGGTTGTGCATCACGGCCTTCCAGGCCCGCCCATGTCCGTCCGCTCCGTATAACGGCTCTGTCCCCAACGAGAGGAGAGCCAATGAATCGCCTGTCCGACCCGCGCATCGAGCGGATGCTCGCCGACATGCGCCGAGCCTACGAACTCACGCAGGAGCATCAGCCGGAGGAGGGGCTCAAGCTCTATCGCGAGGTGCTCAAGCAGGCGCAGGGGCTGACCCTCGAGTCGGCCTACCTGCTCTGGTCCGTCGCGGTCGCGGCCGACTACTCGGGAGATCTAGAGATGGCCTTCACCTACGTCGTGCAAGCGGTCGAAACAGACCCGCTCACGCCCCCCTTCCGCAACTCGTTCGAGGTGATCTCGAATCGGCTCCGCGCCGCGCTCGCCGACCCCGCCCGTCCCGCCGACGACGCCTCCACGCCGCGGCTCTGCGAGCTCTTGACCCGCGCCGGAGAGGCGGACGTCGCCACCCACCTCGCCCTGGTGCGCTTCCACGCCGCCACCGGCGACACGGGGAAGGCCACCGAGCTGGTGCAGGCAGTCACCCTCCTATTCCCGGCGGCGCGGGAGGCCTGGATCTGCGCCGCCGAATTGGCGAGCGCCCGGGGCGACGCCGAAACTGCCGCCCGCTGCACCGCCGAGGCGGCGCTGCTGGAGGGCGACCCGGTCCCGTTCGCGGTGCCGGGGGTGGCGCGTGGGTAGCGACGCTCCATCGGCTCTTCTCGCCAACCCGGCGTACGACCCGTCCATGAGTGGCCTGCGTGACAGTTGGCACGCTCAGGATCCCATCGTCCGCAAAGCCATCGCCCATCTCGTCGATGATCCGCGCGTGCGACTCGACCTCTCGTACTACCTCGGCTACCTCGGCGCGCTGGAGACGCTCGCCGGGCGGGTCACCCTGCCTCTGAAGCTCCTCGACGGCGTGAGCCCGCACTCCTGCCTCGTCGCCGCCATGATCCAGTACTGCGGAGCTCGCATCTGCGATCTCGCCCCGACTACGCCGCTGAGGGAGAAAGAATGAGCTACGACCTCCGCACCAGCGAATCGGTCTCCGAGGGCCACCCGGACAAGGTGGCCGACCTCATCTCCGATACCATCCTCGACGCCGCGCTCCGAGACAACCGGCAGGCGCGCGTGGCGGTGGAGGCGCTGGTCACGCGCGGACGAGTCGTTCTGGCCGGCGAGGTCGGCGGCCTCTCGAAACCGCTCGACTACGCGGCCTTAGCCCGGGGCGCGATCCGGGAAATCGGCTACCTGGAAGGCGACTTCTCCGCCGACGAGGTCTTCGTGGAGACCTTGGTCCACGAGCAGTCGCCGGAGATCGCCGCCGCGGTCGCGGGCTCCGATGGCGAGGAGGGCGCGGGCGACCAGGGCATCATGTTCGGCTACGCCTGCAAGGAGACGCCGGAGCTGATGCCGGCGCCCATCCACTTCGCCCACCGCATCGTCGAGCGGCTCGCTTCGTTGCGCAAAGCAGGTGAGCCGCGGCTCAAGCCGGACGCGAAGTGCCAGGTCACCGTCGAATACGTGGACGGCGTTCCGCAGCGCGCCCACACGGTCGTGGTCTCGCACCAGCACGCGCCCGACTTCAAGGGGGCGCCGCTCGAGGCGCTGGTGCGCGAGGTGGTCCGGATGGTGCTGCCCCCGGGTTGGTTCGACGCCAACACGCGCCTGCTCGTGAACCCCTCCGGCTCATTCGTCCAGGGCGGGCCGGCGGTCGACACGGGACTTACCGGGCGCAAGATCATCGTGGACACCTACGGCGGGGCGGCGCCCCACGGCGGCGGCGCCTTCTCCGGCAAGGATCCGAGCAAGGTGGACCGATCGGCCGCCTACGCCGCGCGCTGGCTCGCCAAGAACGTGGTCGCCTCCGGCCTCGCCGACCGCTGCCTCATCCAGCTCGCCTATGCCATCGGGGTGGCCAAGCCGGTCGCCGTCCGGGTGGAAACCTTCGGGAGCGGACCCGAGGCCGACTGGACCATCGCCCGCGCCATCGAGCGGTGCGTGGACCTCACCCCGCGCGCCATCCGCGAGCGACTCGGCCTCGACTTCCCCAGGTACGCGCCGACCGCCGCCTACGGCCACTTCGGGCGGCGTCCAGTGTTCTGGGGGACCTTCAGCTGGGAGAAGATCGACCTCATCGACCCCCTTCTCCAGAACCTCGCCTAGGAGGTGACGCATGCGGGACGAGATCCCCGAGGTCGGCGACGGCGCGACCATTCACGACAACGGCCATTCCTACCCGGCCACAGTAGTCAGGGTCGCCTTCGAGGGGCGCGCCATCTGGCTCCAGCGCGACGCGGTGGTGGAGGAAGCGCCGGGGCAGGGCCGCTTCCTGGCCGACCCGACCGCCTTCACCTGCCGCGCCCTCCGCCAGCCGGACGGCGGCTACCGCGAGGACCACGAGAAGCGAAAGGTGGCGGTGGGGCGCCGCGAGCTCAGGTGGTCCCGCGTGTCGGTCGGTATCCCCGGCGAGCGCGGCCCCACCGAGTTCGGCGAGCTCTTCGCGAACATCGAGCCCTGGCTGCTCCGTACCCGTTGGTATCCCATGACCTACATGATGATCCCGAGCGTCCTCTCGCGCGCCGACGAGCTCATCGCCGAGATGGACGCCTACCGCGGGCCGGAGCGTGAGACGGTACAGGAGCTGCGCAGCAGGTTGGCGGCGCGACGGGACGGGTTCAAGCGGATCCCATAGCGCACCCGCGATGCAGAGATCGTCGAACGAGGGAACGTGCAGCCGCGCCGATTGGTCGACCGCTGCCCCGATACCGCGCCAAGCCCTGTCGTACTCCTGCCGTAGGCTACCGTCATGAGGACGTCGCGGACGCGATACCCGCCCGACGGGTGGGCCGAACAGGCCTCGCTGCAACCGCTGGCCCGCGCCTGTCTGAGTGGTCGATTAGCCCGCATCCGCTACCGAGCAGCCGACGGCGAGGTGACCGAGCGGGAGGTGGCGGTGCTCGGGCTGGGCTGGCGGCACGACGGCTGGCTCTTCGCGGCCTTCTGCCAGCTACGCGGGAGCTTCCGGCTCTTCCGCGCGGACCGCGTGCTGTCGGCCACGGTGACGCGGCGGCCGGCGCCCGCCACTCCCGGCCACTTCGACGCCCGCGCCTTCGCCAGTGCGGAGCTGGTCGAGCCACCCAACGCCCCTACCCGCCGCGTCGCCATACGGCTCACGCTGCCCATCGCCCAGGTCGCTGGCGCCCTCCTGCCCACGGCACTCGCGGAGCAGCTCGCCGATGGCGGGCAGCTATGCCACCTGCGCACCACCTCGCTGGAAGGGATCGCCGGCCTCGTCCTGTCGTTGGGACGATTCGCCCAGGCCACCTCACCGCCCGAGCTCCGGTCGATCGTGGAGGGCTTCTCCGCCGCCCTGGCCCGCCAGCGCGAGCGCGAGGTGCCCGAAGCGTGACGCGATGAGCCAGATCATGCCTCAGCGCCCTTCTCGGTGATACCCTCCGTCCGCATGCCTCCTCCTCCCGAGCAACGCCTGCTGTCGATCGCGACGTTCCTGCTGAGACAGGAGGAGCCGGTGAGCTGGGAGCGCATCCGAGAGGAGTTCTCCGAGGAGTACGGCGGGAGCGACGACGCGGCCGAGCGCAAGTGGTCCCGCGACAAGGACGCGCTCCGGGAGGTCGGCATCCCGGTCGAGTGCATCAAGGGGGACGGCGAGCTGAAGGACGGCTACCTCATCCGGCCCGACGCCTTCCGGCTGCGCGATCTGCGGCTCACCTCCGACGAGGCGACCACGCTCTGGACCGCCGGGCGGGCCGCCCTCATCGACGGCAACCCGTGGCGCGACCAGGTGGCCACCGCCCTCGACAAGCTGCGCGTCGCCTGCCGCGCGCTGCCGCCGTCGTCGAGCGGCCTGCCCATCCGGCACGCCACGACGCCGCGCGAGCGGTCGCGCCAGGTGCTCGCCAGGCTCGGCGCGGCGCTCAAGGGCCGCAAGCGGCTCACCCTGGACTACTTCACCGCCGCCCGGAACGAGGTCACCCGCCGCGACGTGGACCTCTACGGCTTCGCGCTGCGGCGCGGCACCTGGCTCTTCGCCGGCTTCTGCCACCTCCGCAAGGAGCGGCGCGTGTTCTACGTGGATCACGTGCGAGAGCTCACCGTGAACGCGAAGCGGCCCGCGGAGCACGACTACGAGATCCCGGGCGACTTCGACATCACCACCTACTCGAGCCAGCAGACCTGGGACTACCTCGTGCACGCGCCGCTCGAGGCGGAGGTCCGGCTGCGGGGGCCGCTCGCGCCCCTCGCCGCCCAGCTCCTCCTCGGCGCCGCCGTCACAGCGTCCGGGTCCGAGTCGCTGGCCCGGCTCAAGGTCCGCAACCTGGAGGCGCTCGTGCGTTACGTCCTGTCGCTCGGGCCCGACGCCGAGCTCGTGTCGCCGGAGGCGGGCCGGCAGCGCGCGAGAGAGATGCTCGACGGCCTCGCGGCCCGGCTCGGCAGTGAGGGGAGGCTCGCGTGAAGCTCGAACGTCTGCGGCGCCTGCTGCTCCTCATCCCGCTGGCCCGCCGCCACGGCGAGGCCGGCATCCCAGTGGCCGAGGCCCTCGCCGCGCTGGAGCTCGAGAGCGCGGAGCAGCTCTACGAGGACATCGAGCTCCTCTGCGGCGTCGGCACCCCCGACGGCAGCCCCGACGAGTTCGTCGAGGTCTACGTCGAGAACGACCGGATCCGGGTCGTCCTGCCCCAGGGGCTCACCGACCCCCCACGCTTCACCGCCGTGGAGGGCGCCGCGCTGCTGGCGGCGCTGAAGCCGCTCGCCGGAGCCGGAATCGGCCCTGTCGAGTCGGCCGCGCAGAAGCTCTCGGCCGCGATGCCCGCGCTCCAAGAGGACGAGCTCGAGCTTCGCCTCTTGCACCGGACCACCGCCATCGAGGTGCCCCCTCCCCCCGGCTTCCGCGAGCTGCTGCTGGAGGCCGTCGAGAAGCGGCTCGTGGTCGAGGTGGACTACTTCGCGCTCGCCGAGGGCGAGGCCGCGCACAAGCGGCTCGAGCCGCACGCGGTGCTGCTGAACGGGGGGCGCTGGTACCTCTCCGCCTGGAACCCCGAGAAGAGCGCCGAGCACCTGTACCGGCTCGACCGCATGAGCGCCGTGCGCGTGGGTACGCGCTGCTTCGGCGAGCACAAGGGACCGCCCATCGAGCGCTACGACGGGCTCGAGCACCTCTACATCCCCTCCGGCGCAGAGCGGGACGTCGCGGTGCGCTTCACCGGCGGCGCCGCCCCGTTGGCGCTCCAGACCTGGGGCGAGTCGGCAGTGAAGAGCGACGACGGCTCGGTCAGCGTCCGCGTCTACCTCGCCGGGCTGAACTACATCGCGTCCTGGGTCCTGGGCTACGGGGGGGAGGCGGAGGTCATGGGCCCAGCGGCGCCGCGGGAGGCGCTTGCGAAGAGAGTCGCGGAGTTGCGGGGGGTCTACTCCACGAGTCAGGCTGGCTGACGCCGGCACCGGCGCCGTGACAGGGCAGCGCGCAGTCACGCTGTCTGCGACATCGGATCACTTCCAGTTGACAGGATTGCATTCCTCGACGGGCCCCAACGGAGACGCGATGCCCATGACTGCCGCGAAGCTCGCAACCGAGGTTCAGTCGATCATGTCGCAGGTGCTCGTGCACCAGCGCCAGCGATGGGCCACGGCGGTCGCTCACCAGAGAGGCTACGAGGCTTGGTGGAAGGTCGAATTCGCCACGGCCCTTGAATCGTGGTGCTGGCGAGCCGACGACTCCGGATTTGGCGTCCTGCCTGAGGCGCGCTTCTCGGACTTTGGCCTGAGGACGGACCAGGCCGCCGACATTCTCGTCGCGCCATGGAACTCGAAAGAAGGCTCGATACGGCGCGACGAGTACCCGCGCGTTTGGGTCGAGTTGAAAGAACGGGGGACGTGGTGGGGGGGGCCTGCTAAAGCGTTCGGTCCTGCGAACAAAGGCCTTCTTTCAGACTTTGAGAAACTGGAGACGCAGGCCTGGAGCGATGACGAGGTCGCCATTGCATGTCAGATTGTGACGCACGACGGAACCATCGACGAGCGCCTTCCAAGATCGTGGCTAGACGCACTGAACGGCTTCGAAATGAAGCACCGTAGGATGGCACACCACGCGGCTGTGGGGTTCCCGCTTGGTCGGGACGCAGAAGGCGTGCCGCGGGTGAGATGGACGAGCCTCTATTTTTTTCAGGTTCGAGGAATCCTATAGAGCATCGCCCGTAATTCGCGACAACGCTTCGCGACCCGCGTCGCGGATCGCAGAGAGAAGGAGCGGCAGGGATAGAGAAGGCCGGAACGATGAACGGGAAGTTCGTGCTTCTTCCGACCCGGCACCACGCGAACGGGGCGGTACAGGCGCTCGGCTTCGGAACCTAATCGGCGCTATACACACTACCGGAGGCTCGCGAGCGCGCCGGTGTTGCACCGACGACCACGTCAGCGACAACGTACCGACCGTCATTTTCCCACTGCGCGTCCGCCCGCTTGACCCCTGTCACCAGGGGTTTGCTCGCGCAGTGTCATACGACAGGGGAAACTCGCAGCACGACCCCGCCCTCCCGCCCTTGCCCGCTCCCCGTTGGCTCTTTATTCGCCTGTCCGCCCGGCGCGTACGGTATGATCGAAAGCGACGTTAAGGTGTCGTTCGGCCCTCGGGCGTGGGGGATTCCGTGATCGGTCGGAAGGTTGTTGCACGCAGCGCAGTGGAACTGGGGTTGGGAGAGATCGCGTCTTCTCCCGACGCAAAGCAGTTCGTACAGGTCGACTTCTATGTCGGCCCCGTCAACAAAGTCTCCCGCCGATTCCCGAAGCAGGTCCTTGTCCCCGCACTTATTCCGGCCCAGACGCGCTGCTACTTCGCGAACTCGAGTGCTACTCACCTCGGTCGCGTCCTTGGGGTCGCGGACGGCGCGGCGGAGAGAGCCTACGCGGTCCATTTCCCGAACGGAACCGAGCGCGTTCTTAAGGAGACGGAGTTCCACGTCCGATCCCACCTGAGCGGTTCGGATCCTGTCGACACGCTCGCTGCCCTTGCTCACGAGTCGCCGTACCTGTTCGACCGACGAAACAGGTGGCTCCGGGAGTACTTCAAGCAGGAATCTGCCACTCGAGGACTCATCGGACTCGTATCATCGAAGATTGAACTGTTCCCGCATCAGGTCGAGGTCGTTCGGCGCGTTCTGAGCGATCCGACGGTCCGCTTTCTTCTGGCTGACGAGGTCGGACTCGGAAAGACCATCGAAGCAGGGGCGATTCTTCGGCAACTGAGTCTCGACGCCCCCGACCTGAAGATTGAAGTGTTTGTGCCGCGCCCACTAGTCCAACAGTGGACGAAAGAGCTCGAGGACCGATTCGGCATCCTCGAAGCGGAAGTTCACGAGCACGAAGAACTGAAGATCCAGCCCGCGACCTCGGCTGGGGTCATCGTTATCGACGAAGCACATCGGATCGTCGACGACGAATTCTATCGAGCAGTTCGCGCCCGTACCCATCCCAAGCAGACAAAGCACCTCCTCCTTCTTTCTGCAACTCCGGTCCTACACCACGAGAAGCAACTCCTCGCGCTGCTTGAACTGCTCGACCCCGACCAGTTCCGCCTGGAGGACCTGGACTCATTTTGCCGCCAACTTGAAGGAAGGAAGGACCTCGGTCGCACCCTCCTGGCCCTTTCGAGGACCTCTCAGCCCGCATTCATTCTTCGGCACGTGCGCCGGTGCGCCGAACTTCTGCCTGATGACCCTGTTGTCACGCGAATCGCCGCTGAATGCGCAGCGGCACCGAAGGACACAGATCGCGTCTCATCTCTGTCGTCGTCTCTTCGCATCCACCTGACAGAGAGCTATCGCCTTCATCGACGTCTGTTGCGCACGCGTCGCGCTGTGCTTCTCGAAGAAGGCGACCTGCAGCAACGTCGCGTCGAGCAACCGCCGGTCGCCGATTCCGCGGGAACGGCGTTTCGTGACCTGTGGCTTGCACTCGACGAATGGCGCAGCCAGGCATCGGCGTTCGCGCACGAGAAGGGTCCCGAAACTCACAAACGTCTCGTCCGGGAGTATCTGGAACTCGCCGCGCTCGTTGCAGCCCGCCCCGGTGCGCTACCCGATGCGGTGAAGCGTAGGCAGCCCAGGTTCCCAGCAGAAGCGATCGCTCTTGAGCAATTGGCCGTCCATGCGCGCCGGATCCCGAAGGACACCCGACTGCGCTCTCTGAGCGAAGTTCTGCGTAAACTCGACACAGGGCGTTGGGTGGGGTTCCTCACGGACACGAAAGCCGTTGCAGAGACCGCCCAGTCACTCGCGAAGCTTTGGGGAGGGAAGATCTTCACACTCACGGCCGATCACGACCCGGAGGAGTGCGCGGAAACGCTCGATGCGTTCCTCTCGTCCAGTCGTGCTCTTCTCTTGGCGGATCATACGGCCGAGGAAGGGCTCAATCTTCAGTCAGCGGATGGCGTCTTCCAGTTGGACCTACCGTTCGCGCCGATGCGCGTCGAACAGCGCCTCGGCCGCCTCGACCGCCTCGACCGAGTGAAACTGATCCGATGCTTCTCGTTCTTGTCGACCACGGACTCGGCCGTAGCCTTTGATGCAGCTTGGTACGAGGTGCTTAGCAAGGGCCTGGGCGTCTTCCGCGCGTCGGTTGCGGACCTTCAGTTCCTCGTCGAGAAGGAAGTCACTCGACTGTCTCGCCTCGCTTTTGATGGAGGACCTCAGGCACTCGTCGCAGAATCAGCTGCGATCGCCGCTCGACTCGATGCGGAGCGAGAGGCGGCGGCCGAGCAGGACATCCTTGATGGTCTCTACGTAGGTGACCTTCGGAAGTCTGCTGTGTGGGAATCGATCGAAGAGGCTGACCAGGATGAGGTCGAATTCGGCAACGCGCTCGTGGATTACTGTGAGGACTGCCTGCGTCTCAAGGCATGGAAGAAGGATGGTGGTGCACGGGCCGGTGTCGCTATTCAGTTCCAGCGTCACAAGAACGAACAGGATCCCCTGATTCCTGCGGAGATGCTGACGGCCCTTGGGATGGCCGCTACAACACCGGGGACGGCGAATCGCTCGCTCGCAGCGAAGCGTATCGATCTTGAACTGTTTCGCCCGGGCCAAGTGCTCGTAGATGAGGTCCGGAAGATCGCGGAGTGGGATGAACGCGGTCAGGCATTCGCGATGTGGCGCAAAGCACCTGCCTTCCAGGAACCCCGACTTGTTTTTCGCGTCACCGTCCGCTCGCAGGTGCGTCTTCAGGCGGTTGAGGAGCGGCTAGAGAAGATGAACTGGGACCCGATCTCGCGTGAGTCCCTATACCGCCTTCTGCTCAGTTGGGTTCCCACTCAGGAGACTGAGGTGCTCTTGAACTCGGACGGAACCGGCGCAACTGAAGATGTCGCTCACCTCTGCTCGCTTCCCTACCGGAACACCTCTGACATCAACCTGGGCGGGAAGCGCGCGCCCACCCTCACGAAACTCACCGGCGAAGCAGCGTGGGGCACGCTCTGCCGCGAAATGGCCCAACTGGCTCGTGATGCGGTTCACCAGAGTGGACGCTACCAGCAGCAACTGATGGAGGGGCGCCGCCTCGCCGCCGAGCATTTCGAGATGGTTCTTTCCCGGCTTCGCGCGCGGGCCGTCCGAAGCGGAACAACTGAACCGGGTCCAGAACTCCAGAACCAACAGACGCTCCGTGAACTCGTGTTCGGCGTTCTCGAGCATCCGTCACATGAAGTGGACACGATCGGAGTGTACGTCCTGTCTCGAGAACCGGTCTGTCAGCGATGAACGATTCGTCTTCATTGTTGGACTGGCTCGACCGCGCTTGGCGCGATGCTGGGGGGGCGATTGAGTCTGAGCCTTCTCAACAGGGCCCCGCGCCACATCGTCGTCTCATCGCGGCCCGCGTGCAGCACCGGCGGGGAGATTCGCCACTGAACGGACGCGATCTGGCTTCGCTCGTCCGAGCGGTGGCACTATGGGAACAGTCGCGTAACGGCCCGGGATACGGAACCCGCGTGCCGATCGACGTCGTAGAAAGCATCGATCCGGCCTTCCTGAACGATGCCGCTCTGACCGTCCTCCGCCGCGAGGGGGCCTACGCGTGGGTCGGGGCGCGGGAGTGGAGACCACCATGGCTCATCTCGGGTGACGGGGTCGGCCCCGAGGCAGGGCTGTACGACGGGCAAGCGCGGCGCAACGATCCCCGAGAGCCGCCTGATCCCCCGCTGCTGACGTTCGGTTGGGGGAGTTACCACTCACGCGCTCAGCGGAGTTCGG from Anaeromyxobacter paludicola harbors:
- the dpdE gene encoding protein DpdE, translating into MIGRKVVARSAVELGLGEIASSPDAKQFVQVDFYVGPVNKVSRRFPKQVLVPALIPAQTRCYFANSSATHLGRVLGVADGAAERAYAVHFPNGTERVLKETEFHVRSHLSGSDPVDTLAALAHESPYLFDRRNRWLREYFKQESATRGLIGLVSSKIELFPHQVEVVRRVLSDPTVRFLLADEVGLGKTIEAGAILRQLSLDAPDLKIEVFVPRPLVQQWTKELEDRFGILEAEVHEHEELKIQPATSAGVIVIDEAHRIVDDEFYRAVRARTHPKQTKHLLLLSATPVLHHEKQLLALLELLDPDQFRLEDLDSFCRQLEGRKDLGRTLLALSRTSQPAFILRHVRRCAELLPDDPVVTRIAAECAAAPKDTDRVSSLSSSLRIHLTESYRLHRRLLRTRRAVLLEEGDLQQRRVEQPPVADSAGTAFRDLWLALDEWRSQASAFAHEKGPETHKRLVREYLELAALVAARPGALPDAVKRRQPRFPAEAIALEQLAVHARRIPKDTRLRSLSEVLRKLDTGRWVGFLTDTKAVAETAQSLAKLWGGKIFTLTADHDPEECAETLDAFLSSSRALLLADHTAEEGLNLQSADGVFQLDLPFAPMRVEQRLGRLDRLDRVKLIRCFSFLSTTDSAVAFDAAWYEVLSKGLGVFRASVADLQFLVEKEVTRLSRLAFDGGPQALVAESAAIAARLDAEREAAAEQDILDGLYVGDLRKSAVWESIEEADQDEVEFGNALVDYCEDCLRLKAWKKDGGARAGVAIQFQRHKNEQDPLIPAEMLTALGMAATTPGTANRSLAAKRIDLELFRPGQVLVDEVRKIAEWDERGQAFAMWRKAPAFQEPRLVFRVTVRSQVRLQAVEERLEKMNWDPISRESLYRLLLSWVPTQETEVLLNSDGTGATEDVAHLCSLPYRNTSDINLGGKRAPTLTKLTGEAAWGTLCREMAQLARDAVHQSGRYQQQLMEGRRLAAEHFEMVLSRLRARAVRSGTTEPGPELQNQQTLRELVFGVLEHPSHEVDTIGVYVLSREPVCQR